A window of the Isosphaera pallida ATCC 43644 genome harbors these coding sequences:
- the rpsR gene encoding 30S ribosomal protein S18, which translates to MPRKRSSRNRKNRCRFCTAQGCPRPAYVDYKDVGLLKKLCTNQSKMFSRKRSGNCAAFQRAASLAIKRARFLALMPYVGE; encoded by the coding sequence ATGCCACGCAAGCGTTCCTCCCGCAACCGCAAGAATCGCTGCCGGTTTTGCACCGCCCAAGGTTGCCCGCGTCCGGCCTACGTGGATTACAAGGATGTCGGTCTGCTCAAGAAACTCTGCACCAATCAAAGCAAGATGTTCTCTCGCAAACGCAGCGGCAACTGCGCGGCCTTCCAACGAGCCGCCAGCCTTGCTATTAAGCGGGCGCGGTTTTTGGCCCTGATGCCCTACGTCGGCGAGTGA
- the treZ gene encoding malto-oligosyltrehalose trehalohydrolase: MRDSSPGFPSRSRPRPPLTPCAPVLGPAPGAFWTPDRRCEFRVWAPRSQAVALKLIQPGRDDRLIDLQAVGLGWFALELEEVDPGDRYLFRLSPSGLERPDPASVHQPLGVHGPSEVIDRRFSWSEAEQRWRGIPLAHYVILELHVGTFTPEGTFDAAISQLDRLVDLGITAVELMPVAQFPGERNWGYDGVYPFAPQSSYGGVEGLKRFVQACHERGLAAILDVVYNHLGPEGNYLRDFGSYFTDRYHTPWGDAINFDGPDSDTVREYFYHNALMWQTEYRFDALRLDAVHAIADLSASPFLAELKAVTAARATELGRPFYLIAESDQNDSRLIRPASVSGMGLDAVWSDDFHHALHVALTGETSGYYADFTAPGACLQRIWSGGFAYDGEYSPYRKRRHGNPAHDLEPFRFVVCSQNHDQVGNRAFGERLSVLTDLEGQKLALAATLLSPFTPLLFMGEEYGEDNPFLYFVSHGDPDLVEQVRQGRRNEFARFSWSDDIPDPQAFETFERSRPDPSKGLQEPGATLVRFTREVLRLRRDHPALRGGNPFPDRVDLDETGKVLRVHRRGGGSNGSASAWLWFNLGDQPAALELPPLDSNPTMTPNWHFHLLLDSSAGTWNGPGPGFPARLDGTAGTTDQGLTGLRLPSRAVLVYGQDEALGSVSP; encoded by the coding sequence ATGCGCGATTCCAGCCCAGGTTTCCCGTCGCGGTCCCGACCACGACCACCTTTGACCCCTTGCGCGCCTGTACTGGGACCAGCTCCGGGAGCGTTTTGGACCCCGGATCGGCGATGTGAGTTCCGCGTCTGGGCACCCCGTAGCCAGGCGGTCGCATTGAAGCTAATCCAACCCGGTCGGGACGATCGTTTGATCGATCTTCAAGCAGTCGGCCTAGGGTGGTTCGCTCTGGAGTTGGAGGAGGTTGATCCCGGCGATCGCTACCTGTTCCGACTGTCGCCCTCGGGTTTGGAACGCCCTGACCCCGCCTCGGTTCACCAACCCCTGGGGGTTCATGGGCCATCGGAGGTGATCGACCGTCGTTTCAGCTGGTCCGAAGCGGAGCAACGCTGGCGGGGAATCCCCCTGGCTCATTACGTGATCCTAGAGTTACATGTTGGAACCTTTACCCCCGAAGGCACCTTCGACGCCGCTATCAGTCAACTCGACCGCCTGGTCGATCTGGGGATCACCGCTGTCGAACTCATGCCGGTGGCCCAGTTTCCCGGCGAACGTAACTGGGGTTACGACGGCGTCTATCCCTTCGCGCCGCAGTCCTCCTACGGTGGCGTCGAGGGTCTCAAACGATTCGTTCAGGCATGTCACGAACGCGGCTTGGCGGCGATTCTCGACGTGGTGTACAACCACCTTGGTCCCGAAGGCAATTATTTGCGCGACTTCGGATCCTACTTCACCGACCGCTACCACACCCCTTGGGGCGACGCGATCAATTTCGACGGTCCCGACTCGGACACGGTACGAGAATATTTTTATCACAACGCCCTGATGTGGCAAACCGAATATCGGTTCGACGCGCTCAGGCTGGACGCGGTTCATGCCATCGCCGACCTGTCGGCTTCGCCATTTTTGGCCGAGCTCAAGGCGGTGACGGCCGCTCGCGCCACTGAACTCGGACGGCCGTTTTATCTCATCGCCGAGAGCGACCAGAATGACTCGCGGCTGATTCGTCCAGCCTCGGTTTCGGGAATGGGGTTGGACGCGGTTTGGTCCGACGACTTCCACCACGCCCTCCACGTCGCCCTGACCGGCGAAACCAGTGGCTATTACGCCGACTTCACTGCGCCGGGCGCGTGCCTGCAACGCATTTGGTCGGGGGGGTTCGCCTACGATGGTGAGTATTCGCCCTACCGAAAACGCCGGCACGGCAACCCCGCCCATGACCTGGAGCCCTTCCGCTTCGTGGTTTGTTCCCAAAACCATGATCAAGTTGGCAACCGTGCCTTCGGCGAACGTTTGTCCGTTCTGACCGACTTGGAAGGCCAGAAGCTGGCGTTAGCCGCTACTTTGTTGTCGCCCTTTACGCCGTTGCTGTTCATGGGGGAGGAGTACGGTGAGGACAACCCGTTCCTCTACTTCGTCAGCCACGGCGATCCTGACTTGGTAGAACAGGTGCGCCAAGGTCGCCGCAACGAGTTTGCCAGGTTCTCCTGGTCGGACGACATCCCCGACCCCCAGGCCTTTGAAACCTTCGAGCGTTCACGTCCCGACCCATCTAAAGGGTTGCAGGAACCAGGGGCGACGTTGGTTCGTTTCACTCGGGAAGTGTTGCGGTTGCGGCGGGATCATCCCGCGCTTCGCGGCGGCAACCCATTCCCCGACCGGGTGGACCTCGACGAGACCGGCAAGGTGTTGCGGGTTCATCGCCGCGGAGGCGGCTCGAACGGGTCCGCCTCCGCCTGGCTCTGGTTTAACCTGGGGGACCAACCCGCCGCCTTGGAATTGCCCCCGCTTGATTCCAACCCAACCATGACTCCGAATTGGCATTTCCATTTACTGCTGGATTCGTCGGCCGGGACCTGGAATGGTCCTGGCCCCGGCTTTCCCGCGCGTCTGGACGGGACGGCCGGCACGACTGACCAGGGCTTGACGGGGTTGAGGTTGCCTTCCCGTGCGGTTCTGGTCTATGGCCAAGACGAAGCCCTAGGATCAGTGTCCCCATGA